DNA from Bordetella genomosp. 13:
GCGTGGCCATGCTCGCTCAGGACGGATTCGGGATGGAATTGCACGCCGTAGATGGGCAGCGTCTTGTGCCGCACGCCCATGATGTCGCCGTCGTCCGCCGTGGCGGTGACTTCCAGGCAGTCGGGCAGCGTGCCCGGGTCTATCGTCAGCGAGTTGTAGCGGATGGCCGTGTAGGGCGTGGGCAGCCCTTCGAAGACATCTGTGCCGCGGTGAGAGATCTGCACCGTCTTGCCGTGCATGATCTGCCGGGCTCGCACGATGTCGCCTCCATAGGCCGCTCCGATGGCCTGGTGCCCCAGGCACACGCCCAGGATGGGCACCTGCCCGGCGAAGCGCTGGATCAGCGGCACCGACACGCCCGCCTCGGCCGGCGAGCAGGGGCCGGGCGAGACGCAGATGCGCGATGGCCGCAGCGCGGCGATCTCGTCCAGCGTGATCTGGTCGTTGCGCGCCACGCGCACGTC
Protein-coding regions in this window:
- a CDS encoding aminodeoxychorismate/anthranilate synthase component II, giving the protein MLLMLDNYDSFTYNLVQYFGELGVDVRVARNDQITLDEIAALRPSRICVSPGPCSPAEAGVSVPLIQRFAGQVPILGVCLGHQAIGAAYGGDIVRARQIMHGKTVQISHRGTDVFEGLPTPYTAIRYNSLTIDPGTLPDCLEVTATADDGDIMGVRHKTLPIYGVQFHPESVLSEHGHALLRNFLQIQ